TAGTTTTGTGCTCTGTGAATCTACCTCTTATTAACCTGAGGTGTGACTGCATGCATTCGAGTGTGGCACGGCTTATTGTAATGTTTATGTGCATCATCCATTATTTATCTGATTTCCACGACAGGAGGAGAATCTATTTTCACATTGTCAAAGTGAGGTTTGCCTGGAAATGTGCTCCATGTATTTATGTATGTCACTTAATCATGCTTTAAACTTGTTTGCACATGTATATGTTAACGTGTAATGTGGTATATCCTTTCACCAAAAAGGTTTGGTGCTTCTCTTATGTAATCTTGTGTAAATCCAGTGCTTCCAAAACTTCCCAAAAAGTCGTCCTTGGAGTACACAGGTGTTGTCAGCTGTTTCTAAATGGTGTCCGTTTGCATGTGAGAAAAGCTGTACTTGTCTTTGACCAGTTTTCAAGTTTCTCTGGCTGTAGCTCAAAAGCTGCTCCAATGCAATATTATTCACTCAATGAAGTGGAAGGTACCCAGCCTGTGAGAATGAATGATGAAGGCAATCATAATGTGTATTTCACCGTGAGTGTGAAAACCAACGGAAGAGCTatggttatttattttaatacatcTCATTGAATGCTATATGGGGACAGGGGTTGATTTGTTTGAAGCAGGGAGTCGTATAGTTATCCCTGTCTATGATTATTGCACTCGACCATGGAAATATGTTTCCATAAATGACTGTTATAAATAAACTGCTATGAAGAAAAATCTTTGtcatctctttttcttcctcagtTGCTTTGACTTAGTCCTTGAGTGACAGTTGAAGCTGTTCCTTCAGAACTGCCGCTTGTGCACATTCGAACGAGCATTTGTCATTCTTTGTTAGACATTTAGGCCAATGACTCAGCACAGCTGTCTCCAGCTTGGATGGTCATTAGTTGCACGTCTTTATGAGCAAAATGAATAATGTTCCTATTAGCCGAATAGTTCTATGCTAAGaaacactcactggacactttattagttacaccgCTTTTGTACCAgaactgtggtcataaagggattgacatggtcagcaacaatactcaggtaggctgggGCATTTAAATGATCTTCAGTCAGTAAGCTAAAGGGCACAAAGTGTGCCATGAAAACCTCCACACCATTACAACACCAACCTTGAACTGTTGATTAAAGGCAGGattgatccatgctttcattttgcTTATGCCAAATTATGACCCTATCATCCAAATATTGTAACACAAAGTGAGACTCGTCACACCAACGTTTTTCATATCTTACACTGTCAaactttggtgagcctgtgcgaATTGTTGCCTCAGTttcttcttagctgacaggagcggcaactggtgtgctcttctgctgctgtagcccatctgcttcaagcttcTATGTGGTATACATTCAGAAATAcccttctgcatactttggttgtaatgagtggttatttgagttactgttcccTTCCTATcagttcaaagcagtctggccattcttctctggTCTCTGGGATCAACAACATTTTCTCCCAGATAGCTGCTGCTCGCTGGATAGTttgtctttttcagaccattctctgttaaaccagagatggttgtgtgggaaaatcccagtagatcagcagtgtCTTTACTCAgagcagcccatctggcaccaacaacctaACCAGTGCCAGTTACTGACATGTGACaggttgattagatatttgcattaatgagccgTTGAACAaatgtacctaacaaagtttCTGGCGAGTATCGTGTTTTGCTGTATACCTGAGTTGTTTTGGGAAATCCACACTCAGTGCTgagaactaaaagaaaaaaaaaatgtggtgaaAAATATTCCAAAGCAACTCtggaaaaaatgtcaaacatcATCTGAAGTCAATTCAGAGTACGTCATAAAATTATCAGAAACTGCAAATATCACGCAGCAGGTGTAATCTTTCAAACAGCTCCCTGGGTCGTCAGTGTCACCGAGTGTTGCTTAATCCCACTTTGTGACCCCCTGCAGTGAAGTGTCGGAGGAAACAAAGCATAGTTATATAAACCTTGGAAAATCATGTGCAGCAGGGTTCACGGGGACACTAGAAGAGATCCGAAGTTCCTGTCTGATGCACAGAAGGTAAAATCTTGTAGGGCTGAGAACCACAACAATATTTGgagttaaatagaaaaaaaaaaaaaagattgttaaCATGCTTATGTGCACTGTGTGAAGCTTTTTCCTCAGAATGGCTGCAAAAATCTTGGCACTGTGGCTGCTGCTCGCAGGGACAGTGTTTCCTCAGGGCTGCTGTCAGCACTGGTCATACGGACTGAGCCCCGGAGGGAAGAGGGATCTGGACAACTTTTCAGACGCACTGGGCAATGTCAGTATTAGGCTaacagattttctttctttatttgtatattatatttcattgtgatattttttgttgtttcttttgcgGCAAAAGATGATTGAAGAGTTTCCACGCGTCGAGGCACCTTGTAGTGTTTTTGGTTGTGCAGAGGAATCACCTTTTGCCAAAATGTACAGAGCGAAAGGACTTCTTGTAAGtttttctcatgtattattCAGCGTTCAGTTTCACTGATGCATCTATCATTGCTGTCAAAGGGCAGGCAGAGACTTGACCtcatagttctttttttttttttcttttgtaaacaAATTCTCACTGATTTaatctgttgttttctttcaggGGAGTGTGGCCGAAAGGGAAAATGGACACCGGACGTACAAAAAATGAATGTTTGATTATACAATAAATTTTTATACAAGCATATCACATTTTTTGTGATTattgcatttgttttaatttccaAAACATAGGTAAAAACTTTCAActcttttaatttgttttctgataCATTTCTGTGCAATATGTTATgcaacactcttttttttttttttttttttaagattgtcTCTGAGAACTCAAATCCCAGCAAACAGTATCTACATGCATTTAGACGGCTTGTTTGGTGTTTCTGCTTTTCAGTATTGCTGTGTAGAAGGTGACTACAAATGAcacaatacaattttttttacattaaaaaaacaacttcagagCTAACTGGCTTTGTGTTAATGAAGGCATAATATCAaaagcattttctttatttgaatccTTTTTACCAGCTGTGACTTAGTAGATGTGTGTAGTAGCAGATGCTGTGACTGGCTCCAaccctcctcttttcttctcatcATCTCCCTCCTTGATCCATCCAAccttcctctccagctttccCAGGGATCCGCTCTCCCTCTCTGCAGTCATCTGCCCTTCCTCTCATACATTTCTGTAACTTTCTCAaccatattttctctttttgcatcATCTTTCATTACATTTGCTAACTTTACTACTTGCGTTTAGTATTTAGCATCCCCTCTTTCATTTTCACCTCCTTCCACGGCCTCCTtgacttttctctctcttccatcCAGCTGtcaatttttttcttacattttttcttttacatcttcACCCTTTTTATCCTCTATCAAGTTGTCATGGCCTCTGGCACCCCCTCTTCCTCTGAACCCTGCCTTCCTCTCCATTTCCTTCACACTTCCACTCCTCACCATTGTGCTCCATCAGCAATCTCCTTTTCATCCTCCCATGAGTCTTCACCTTCTTTATCTACCTTTTCTCTCATCCTGCTTCCTCATCTTCTATCCCAGAACCAACAGCTTGTCCTCTTCTCCCTTTCTGTCTCAGTCTTTTAGTCAGCTTCCATACTTTTTCTTCTCCACACTTCAGTTCCATCTTCTAATCATCCTCTTTCTTTTGTTCAGCTTCCTCTCTGCTCTTCTTCTCATACAATTTACATTCCTCTCCTCCATCCCCACCGCTCTCTCATCACCTTATCCTCTC
This sequence is a window from Archocentrus centrarchus isolate MPI-CPG fArcCen1 chromosome 9, fArcCen1, whole genome shotgun sequence. Protein-coding genes within it:
- the LOC115785793 gene encoding progonadoliberin-1 isoform X2; translated protein: MHRRMAAKILALWLLLAGTVFPQGCCQHWSYGLSPGGKRDLDNFSDALGNMIEEFPRVEAPCSVFGCAEESPFAKMYRAKGLLGSVAERENGHRTYKK
- the LOC115785793 gene encoding progonadoliberin-1 isoform X1 codes for the protein MHRSFFLRMAAKILALWLLLAGTVFPQGCCQHWSYGLSPGGKRDLDNFSDALGNMIEEFPRVEAPCSVFGCAEESPFAKMYRAKGLLGSVAERENGHRTYKK